In one window of Echeneis naucrates chromosome 17, fEcheNa1.1, whole genome shotgun sequence DNA:
- the usp33 gene encoding ubiquitin carboxyl-terminal hydrolase 33 isoform X1: MPPTSSSDCPHLDCVGEITKEELIQKSHGQCQDCKVGGPNLWACLENGCAYVGCGESHTDHSTVHSQETRHNLTVNLTTLRVWCYACSKEVFLERKLGPHSPNANSKPLPSPQSASQESSRTPGSPTSLRVPPNGVCEDLDMETEEEDDLRARGLTGLKNIGNTCYMNAALQALSNCPPLTQFFLECGSLVRTDKKPALCKSYQKLVSDLWHKNRPSYVVPTNLFQGIKAINPMFRGYSQQDSQEFLRCLMDQLHEELKEPLAEPYDQSNSITVDNGPEEDNRSQSDNDFQSCESCGSSERADNEVQAGNVHMDDTNEAEMLIPEQDEIQANREWQKEKNMINDFYRAGVHGVMGGNSGGDMDKDVDTTAETTPIISSQGAIKVQSRASDSFPDIQMSNITRPHSPVPVEGHIPKMSSSPPKAASGWPSLNAAHKKTVTTFSPPKNKRQKKYRSVISDVFDGTIVSSVQCLTCDRVSVTLENFQDISLPIPGKEDLAKLHSSTHQTSMVKAGSCGEAYAPQGWIAFVMEYIKSWFWGPVVTLQDCLAAFFARDELKGDNMYSCEKCKKLRNGVKFCKMQSLPEILCIHLKRFRHELMFSTKISTHVSFPLEGLDLQPFLAKDSSTQTTNYDLLSVICHHGTASSGHYIAYCRNDVNNLWYEFDDQSVTEVSESCVQNAEAYVLFYKKSNEDAVKERRRVSGLFSMMEPSLLQFYISRQWLNKFKTFAEPGPISNDDFLCSHGGVPPNKGAFIDDLVVMLPQNVWDHLYSRYGGGPAVNHLYVCHTCQIEIEKLEKRRKSELDMFVRLNKAFQEEESPVVIYCISMQWFREWEGFVKGKDNDPPGPIENSKITVNKNGHLTLKQGADSGQISEETWNFLHSIYGGGPLVTVRQNISHQETESSQSEEKIEVETRSL, from the exons aATGGCTGTGCGTATGTAGGATGTGGAGAATCTCACACTGACCACAGCACTGTCCACTCACAG GAGACCCGGCACAACCTGACAGTGAACCTAACCACACTTCGAGTGTGGTGCTACGCCTGCAGCAAGGAGGTTTTCCTGGAGCGTAAACTGGGTCCTCACTCGCCCAACGCCAACAGcaaacccctcccctctccacaGAGCGCCAGTCAG GAAAGCAGCAGGACTCCTGGGAGCCCAACTTCTTTGAGAGTGCCCCCTAATGGAGTCTGTGAAGACCTAGACATGGAGACGGAGGAAGAGGATGACCTGCGGGCCAGAG gcCTGACAGGGCTGAAGAACATAGGCAACACCTGCTACATGAACGCTGCCCTCCAGGCTCTGTCCAACTG CCCGCCTTTGACACAGTTCTTTCTTGAGTGCGGTAGCTTGGTGAGGACGGACAAGAAGCCTGCACTCTGCAAAAGCTATCAGAAACTAGTCTCAGACCTGTGGCACAAGAACAG ACCCTCCTATGTTGTCCCAACCAACTTGTTCCAGGGAATCAAAGCCATAAACCCCATGTTCAGAGGATATTCGCAGCAG GACTCCCAGGAGTTTCTGCGCTGCTTGATGGATCAGCTTCatgaggagctgaaggagccaCTGGCTGAACCCTATGACCAGTCCAACAGCATCACAGTGGACAACGGCCCAGAGGAGGACAACCGCAGCCAGTCAGACAATGACTTCCAGTCGTGCGAATCATGTGGGAGCAGTGAGAGGGCTGATAATGAGGTACAGGCTGGGAATGTCCACATGGACGACACCAACGAGGCCGAGATGCTGATTCCCGAGCAAGATGAGATACAAGCCAACAGGGAGTggcagaaggagaagaacaTGATTAATGACTTTTATCGTGCTGGAGTTCATGGTGTTATGGGTGGAAACTCTGGAGGAGACATGGACAAAGATGTTGACACCACTGCTGAGACCACTCCCATTATCAGCAGCCAGGGAGCCATCAAGGTTCAGAGCAGAGCCTCAG ATTCATTCCCAGACATTCAAATGTCCAACATCACAAGACCACACAGTCCAGTCCCAGTGGAGGGACACATTCCCAAAATGTCCAGCAGCCCACCCAAAGCTGCCTCTGGCTGGCCCAGCCTAAATGCTGCACACAAGAAAA CAGTGACCACATTCTCTCCACCAAAGAACAAGCGTCAGAAGAAATACCGCAGTGTCATCTCAGATGTGTTCGATGGGACAATTGTCAGCTCAGTTCAGTGCCTCACCTGTGATCGG gtgTCTGTAACCCTGGAGAACTTCCAGGATATCTCGTTGCCCATCCCGGGCAAGGAGGACTTGGCCAAGCTCCACTCCTCCACCCACCAGACCTCCATGGTAAAAGCAGGCTCCTGTGGGGAAGCTTATGCACCACAGGGCTGGATTGCTTTTGTCATGGAATATATcaagag TTGGTTCTGGGGTCCAGTGGTTACGCTACAAGATTGTCTCGCAGCTTTCTTTGCCAGAGATGAACTAAAGG GAGACAACATGTACAGCTGTGAAAAATGCAAGAA aTTACGAAATGGAGTCAAGTTTTGTAAAATGCAAAGCTTACCAGAG ATTCTGTGCATCCACCTGAAGCGCTTCAGACACGAACTGATGTTCTCCACCAAGATAAGCACCCATGTTTCCTTTCCACTCGAAGGCCTGGACCTGCAGCCTTTTCTGGCCAAAGACAGCTCCACCCAGACCACCAACTATGACCTGCTGTCAGTCATCTGTCACCACGGCACTGCCAGCA GTGGCCACTACATAGCTTACTGCAGGAACGACGTGAACAATCTGTGGTATGAATTTGATGACCAAAGTGTGACCGAGGTGTCTGAATCCTGCGTGCAGAACGCTGAAGCTTATGTGCTCTTCTATAA AAAGAGTAATGAGGATGCAGTAAAAGAACGTAGAAGGGTGTCGGGCTTATTCAGCATGATGGAGCCCAGCCTTCTGCAGTTCTACATCTCTCGCCAGTGGCTCAACAAGTTTAAGACCTTTGCTGAGCCGGGGCCCATTTCCAATGATGACTTCCTCTGTTCGCATGGAG GTGTGCCACCCAACAAAGGGGCATTTATTGACGACCTGGTGGTAATGCTGCCACAGAATGTGTGGGATCACCTCTACAGCAG GTATGGAGGGGGGCCAGCTGTCAACCACCTGTATGTTTGCCACACGTGCCAGattgaaatagaaaaactgGAGAAACGGCGAAAGTCAGAACTGGACATGTTTGTCCGG CTGAACAAGGCGTTCCAGGAGGAGGAGTCTCCAGTGGTCATATACTGCATCAGCATGCAGTGGTTTCGTGAGTGGGAGGGCTTTGTCAAAGGAAAAGACAATG ATCCCCCAGGACCCATTGAAAATTCCAAGATTACAGTAAACAAGAACGGCCATTTAACACTCAAACAAG GAGCTGACTCGGGACAGATCTCTGAAGAGACGTGGAACTTCCTCCACTCTATCTACGGTGGTGGCCCACTGGTGACAGTGCGGCAAAACATCAGCCACCAGGAAACCGAATCATCACAATCGGAGGAGAAAATCGAGGTGGAGACACGCTCTCTTTAA
- the zzz3 gene encoding ZZ-type zinc finger-containing protein 3, whose product MAASRSSRVTRSSVGLNGLDENFCGRTLRNRSIAQPEETSVSPVPRARSPKKKQDAKQDTKQDNKQESKQDAKQDAKQDNKQESKQDAKQDNKQESKQDAKQDNKQESKQDAKQDTKQDTKQDAKQDTKQDAKQDTKQDAKQESKQDAKQESKQDAKQEGKQESKQDVKQDSKQDAKHDTKQDAKQDTQHDGQQQASLQRKETDLNASPAEVEQWTSSRKRGVSCLEKDITSEKPENCDRGKGVRGASPQIKRAKRCSRSGEPQGHEEHPEPQKAESPVSLPEPNKDNSCEEFPSQNSALVAPSSPVLNKEEDEVTGAKAEDGHVECDGAPQPPNAYKASNGLGENKAEQSSTLTEEPSANPTSATNSPLLLNGSSQAGAPSSPDPAVPCRNSVPGQVEVSGSSAPPLEGVAEDPVPELIVVKEHEVEEMEVDVVGEPLCLAHEEQVTECESDTNGRPLTPVQETAASTSATTPNVNSSPINNSNSGETTPPLATTPSPTEPGCNPSISNTPPSFTELYEHRYTLRTSPRRAANGGKATSSKPSSPPRDNGPLREEGEVMVGPEEDCPMVEESAPSDSIGALSEEPPSVVPGDNAGGEVGGSVDSKESECSKEITQSQAAEEEEEEEEPDVYYFESDHLALQHNKDYQRLLQTIGVLEAQRTQAILDLETLARHQREALADPISFVEQLQKRVDLGLPCPQRVVQLPDIAWEQYTSGLGDFEREFCDKKRKTRRLKLIFDKGLPLRPKSPVEPKKEGESSTMYSSLPTSDAPENGRQTQMIRGRICHPNKPDTFNQLWTVEEQKKLEQLLVKFPPEEVESRRWQKIADELGNRTAKQVASRVQKYFIKLTKAGIPVPGRTPNLCMYTKKASSKRQHHLNKHLYRPSTFLTSYEPPVYMDEDDERSAYYSSVQDPSADDSDEESVPVELRNLPEYKELLELKRLKKQKLQEIQEDKVGVRHIGYKCDVCGMEPIQGVRWHCQDCPPDNSVDFCSNCSDCLLKTETHKPNHHLEPVYQPETFLDRDYCLPQSTGYNYLDPNYFPANR is encoded by the exons ATGGCCGCGTCCCGTTCCTCGCGCGTCACAAGGTCATCAGTGGGGCTCAATGGATTGGATGAGAACTTTTGTGGCCGAACCCTCAGGAACCGCAGCATCGCCCAGCCGGAGGAGACATCAGTGTCTCCCGTACCAAGGGCCCGCTCACCCAAGAAGAAACAGGATGCCAAGCAGGACACAAAACAGGACAACAAGCAGGAGTCAAAGCAGGACGCCAAGCAGGACGCGAAACAGGACAACAAGCAGGAGTCGAAGCAGGACGCGAAACAGGACAACAAGCAGGAGTCGAAGCAGGACGCGAAACAGGACAACAAGCAGGAGTCGAAGCAGGACGCCAAGCAGGACACGAAGCAGGACACGAAGCAGGACGCCAAGCAGGACACGAAGCAGGACGCCAAGCAGGACACGAAGCAGGACGCCAAGCAGGAGTCGAAGCAGGACGCCAAGCAGGAGTCGAAGCAGGACGCCAAACAGGAGGGCAAGCAGGAGTCAAAGCAAGACGTTAAGCAGGATTCAAAGCAGGACGCTAAACATGATACAAAGCAGGATGCCAAGCAGGACACTCAGCATGATGGCCAGCAACAGGCCTCATTGCAGCGAAAGGAAACTGATTTAAATGCTTCCCCTGCTGAGGTGGAGCAATGGACCAGCTCCAGGAAGCGGGGTGTGTCCTGTTTAGAAAAAGACATTACTTCTGAGAAGCCCGAGAACTGTGACAGGGGGAAAGGGGTGCGGGGTGCCTCTCCTCAAATCAAAAGGGCCAAACGGTGCTCCCGCTCAGGAGAGCCTCAGGGACATGAAGAGCACCCTGAGCCACAGAAAGCTGAAAGTCCAGTCTCTCTCCCAGAGCCTAACAAAGACAACAGTTGTGAAGAATTTCCCAGCCAAAACTCTGCTCTTGTAGCTCCTTCCTCGCCTGTCCTTAATAAAGAGGAAGACGAGGTGACGGGGGCGAAGGCAGAGGATGGTCACGTGGAGTGTGACGGGGCACCTCAGCCCCCAAATGCTTACAAAGCTTCTAATGGACTCGGAGAGAATAAAGCAGAGCAATCTAGCACACTTACTGAAGAGCCTAGTGCAAACCCCACCTCTGCCACAAACTCCCCATTGCTGCTTAACGGTAGTAGCCAGGCGGGGGCTCCCTCATCCCCTGACCCTGCTGTGCCTTGTAGAAACTCTGTCCCTGGGCAGGTGGAGGTCTCTGGCTCATCTGCACCACCACTTGAGGGTGTTGCGGAGGATCCTGTACCTGAGTTGATAGTGGTGAAGGAGCatgaggtggaggagatggaggtggaCGTGGTGGGCGAGCCGCTGTGTCTGGCCCACGAGGAGCAGGTGACAGAGTGTGAGAGCGATACCAATGGCCGGCCACTGACACCAGTGCAGGAAACTGCTGCCTCCACCTCTGCTACCACACCCAACGTGAACAGTAGTCCAATCAACAACAGTAACTCAGGAGAAACTACACCCCCACTTGCAacaaccccctcccccacagAGCCAGGGTGCAACCCCTCAATATCCAACACCCCCCCATCCTTCACAGAGCTCTATGAACACAGATACACCCTACGGACTTCACCCAGGAGGGCTGCCAATGGTGGCAAAGCCACCTCCTCCAAGCCCAGCTCTCCTCCCAGAGACAACGGTCCCTTGAGGGAAGAGGGGGAGGTGATGGTTGGGCCGGAGGAGGATTGTCCCATGGTGGAAGAATCTGCTCCCTCTGACTCTATTGGCGCTTTGAGTGAGGAGCCACCTTCTGTGGTTCCTGGAGACAATGCAGGTGGAGAGGTTGGCGGGTCTGTGGACAGTAAAGAATCTGAGTGCAGCAAGGAGATTACACAGTCCcaggctgcagaggaggaggaggaagaagaggagccaGACGTGTATTACTTTGAGTCTGACCACCTGGCTCTTCAACACAATAAAGA TTATCAGAGGCTGCTGCAGACCATCGGTGTTCTTGAGGCCCAGCGCACACAAGCCATCCTGGACCTGGAGACCTTGGCACGTCACCAGAGAGAAGCACTGGCAGATCCCATCAGCTTTGTGGAACAGCTGCAGAAACGg GTGGATTTAGGCTTGCCGTGTCCTCAGCGTGTTGTTCAGCTCCCTGACATTGCGTGGGAACAGTACACCTCAGGCCTTGGTGACTTTGAGAGAGAGTTCTGTGACAAGAAACGCAAAACTCGGCGGCTaaagctgatctttgacaaag GTTTGCCTCTTCGACCAAAAAGCCCTGTAGAGCCCAAGAAAGAGGGTGAATCCTCCACCATGTACTCCTCTTTGCCTACCAGTGATGCCCCAGAGAATGGAAGGCAAACACAG ATGATCAGGGGAAGGATTTGTCACCCAAACAAGCCTGACACATTTAACCAGCTGTGGACGGTGGAGGAACAG AAAAAACTGGAGCAGCTTCTTGTTAAGTTCCCACCTGAGGAAGTAGAGTCCAGGAGATGGCAGAAGATCGCTGATGAGCTGGGCAACCGGACAGCAAAGCAG GTTGCCAGTAGAGTTCAAAAATACTtcatcaaactgacaaaagctGGTATCCCGGTGCCTGGAAGAACACCAAACCTGTGCATGTACACTAAAAAG GCGTCCAGTAAGAGGCAGCACCACCTTAACAAGCACCTGTACCGGCCGTCCACCTTCTTGACCTCCTATGAGCCTCCGGTCTACATGGACGAAGACGATGAGCGCTCGGCGTATTACAGCAGTGTGCAGGATCCCTCAGCTGATGACTCG GATGAGGAGAGTGTACCTGTGGAGTTGAGAAATTTACCAGAATACAAAGAGCTTTTGGAGCTGAAGCGactgaaaaaacagaagctgcagGAGATCCAGGAGGATAAGGTTGGGGTACGGCACATCGGCTACAAG tgTGACGTCTGTGGCATGGAGCCAATCCAAGGTGTGCGGTGGCACTGTCAGGACTGTCCGCCGGACAACTCGGTCGATTTCTGCTCCAACTGCTCCGACTG CTTGTTAAAGACAGAGACCCACAAGCCTAACCACCACTTGGAGCCGGTGTACCAGCCAGAAACCTTTCTGGACAGGGACTACTGCCTGCCGCAGAGCACAGGCTACAACTACCTGGACCCTAACTACTTCCCAGCCAACAGATGA
- the usp33 gene encoding ubiquitin carboxyl-terminal hydrolase 33 isoform X2, with product MPPTSSSDCPHLDCVGEITKEELIQKSHGQCQDCKVGGPNLWACLENGCAYVGCGESHTDHSTVHSQETRHNLTVNLTTLRVWCYACSKEVFLERKLGPHSPNANSKPLPSPQSASQESSRTPGSPTSLRVPPNGVCEDLDMETEEEDDLRARGLTGLKNIGNTCYMNAALQALSNCPPLTQFFLECGSLVRTDKKPALCKSYQKLVSDLWHKNRPSYVVPTNLFQGIKAINPMFRGYSQQDSQEFLRCLMDQLHEELKEPLAEPYDQSNSITVDNGPEEDNRSQSDNDFQSCESCGSSERADNEVQAGNVHMDDTNEAEMLIPEQDEIQANREWQKEKNMINDFYRAGVHGVMGGNSGGDMDKDVDTTAETTPIISSQGAIKVQSRASDSFPDIQMSNITRPHSPVPVEGHIPKMSSSPPKAASGWPSLNAAHKKMTTFSPPKNKRQKKYRSVISDVFDGTIVSSVQCLTCDRVSVTLENFQDISLPIPGKEDLAKLHSSTHQTSMVKAGSCGEAYAPQGWIAFVMEYIKSWFWGPVVTLQDCLAAFFARDELKGDNMYSCEKCKKLRNGVKFCKMQSLPEILCIHLKRFRHELMFSTKISTHVSFPLEGLDLQPFLAKDSSTQTTNYDLLSVICHHGTASSGHYIAYCRNDVNNLWYEFDDQSVTEVSESCVQNAEAYVLFYKKSNEDAVKERRRVSGLFSMMEPSLLQFYISRQWLNKFKTFAEPGPISNDDFLCSHGGVPPNKGAFIDDLVVMLPQNVWDHLYSRYGGGPAVNHLYVCHTCQIEIEKLEKRRKSELDMFVRLNKAFQEEESPVVIYCISMQWFREWEGFVKGKDNDPPGPIENSKITVNKNGHLTLKQGADSGQISEETWNFLHSIYGGGPLVTVRQNISHQETESSQSEEKIEVETRSL from the exons aATGGCTGTGCGTATGTAGGATGTGGAGAATCTCACACTGACCACAGCACTGTCCACTCACAG GAGACCCGGCACAACCTGACAGTGAACCTAACCACACTTCGAGTGTGGTGCTACGCCTGCAGCAAGGAGGTTTTCCTGGAGCGTAAACTGGGTCCTCACTCGCCCAACGCCAACAGcaaacccctcccctctccacaGAGCGCCAGTCAG GAAAGCAGCAGGACTCCTGGGAGCCCAACTTCTTTGAGAGTGCCCCCTAATGGAGTCTGTGAAGACCTAGACATGGAGACGGAGGAAGAGGATGACCTGCGGGCCAGAG gcCTGACAGGGCTGAAGAACATAGGCAACACCTGCTACATGAACGCTGCCCTCCAGGCTCTGTCCAACTG CCCGCCTTTGACACAGTTCTTTCTTGAGTGCGGTAGCTTGGTGAGGACGGACAAGAAGCCTGCACTCTGCAAAAGCTATCAGAAACTAGTCTCAGACCTGTGGCACAAGAACAG ACCCTCCTATGTTGTCCCAACCAACTTGTTCCAGGGAATCAAAGCCATAAACCCCATGTTCAGAGGATATTCGCAGCAG GACTCCCAGGAGTTTCTGCGCTGCTTGATGGATCAGCTTCatgaggagctgaaggagccaCTGGCTGAACCCTATGACCAGTCCAACAGCATCACAGTGGACAACGGCCCAGAGGAGGACAACCGCAGCCAGTCAGACAATGACTTCCAGTCGTGCGAATCATGTGGGAGCAGTGAGAGGGCTGATAATGAGGTACAGGCTGGGAATGTCCACATGGACGACACCAACGAGGCCGAGATGCTGATTCCCGAGCAAGATGAGATACAAGCCAACAGGGAGTggcagaaggagaagaacaTGATTAATGACTTTTATCGTGCTGGAGTTCATGGTGTTATGGGTGGAAACTCTGGAGGAGACATGGACAAAGATGTTGACACCACTGCTGAGACCACTCCCATTATCAGCAGCCAGGGAGCCATCAAGGTTCAGAGCAGAGCCTCAG ATTCATTCCCAGACATTCAAATGTCCAACATCACAAGACCACACAGTCCAGTCCCAGTGGAGGGACACATTCCCAAAATGTCCAGCAGCCCACCCAAAGCTGCCTCTGGCTGGCCCAGCCTAAATGCTGCACACAAGAAAA TGACCACATTCTCTCCACCAAAGAACAAGCGTCAGAAGAAATACCGCAGTGTCATCTCAGATGTGTTCGATGGGACAATTGTCAGCTCAGTTCAGTGCCTCACCTGTGATCGG gtgTCTGTAACCCTGGAGAACTTCCAGGATATCTCGTTGCCCATCCCGGGCAAGGAGGACTTGGCCAAGCTCCACTCCTCCACCCACCAGACCTCCATGGTAAAAGCAGGCTCCTGTGGGGAAGCTTATGCACCACAGGGCTGGATTGCTTTTGTCATGGAATATATcaagag TTGGTTCTGGGGTCCAGTGGTTACGCTACAAGATTGTCTCGCAGCTTTCTTTGCCAGAGATGAACTAAAGG GAGACAACATGTACAGCTGTGAAAAATGCAAGAA aTTACGAAATGGAGTCAAGTTTTGTAAAATGCAAAGCTTACCAGAG ATTCTGTGCATCCACCTGAAGCGCTTCAGACACGAACTGATGTTCTCCACCAAGATAAGCACCCATGTTTCCTTTCCACTCGAAGGCCTGGACCTGCAGCCTTTTCTGGCCAAAGACAGCTCCACCCAGACCACCAACTATGACCTGCTGTCAGTCATCTGTCACCACGGCACTGCCAGCA GTGGCCACTACATAGCTTACTGCAGGAACGACGTGAACAATCTGTGGTATGAATTTGATGACCAAAGTGTGACCGAGGTGTCTGAATCCTGCGTGCAGAACGCTGAAGCTTATGTGCTCTTCTATAA AAAGAGTAATGAGGATGCAGTAAAAGAACGTAGAAGGGTGTCGGGCTTATTCAGCATGATGGAGCCCAGCCTTCTGCAGTTCTACATCTCTCGCCAGTGGCTCAACAAGTTTAAGACCTTTGCTGAGCCGGGGCCCATTTCCAATGATGACTTCCTCTGTTCGCATGGAG GTGTGCCACCCAACAAAGGGGCATTTATTGACGACCTGGTGGTAATGCTGCCACAGAATGTGTGGGATCACCTCTACAGCAG GTATGGAGGGGGGCCAGCTGTCAACCACCTGTATGTTTGCCACACGTGCCAGattgaaatagaaaaactgGAGAAACGGCGAAAGTCAGAACTGGACATGTTTGTCCGG CTGAACAAGGCGTTCCAGGAGGAGGAGTCTCCAGTGGTCATATACTGCATCAGCATGCAGTGGTTTCGTGAGTGGGAGGGCTTTGTCAAAGGAAAAGACAATG ATCCCCCAGGACCCATTGAAAATTCCAAGATTACAGTAAACAAGAACGGCCATTTAACACTCAAACAAG GAGCTGACTCGGGACAGATCTCTGAAGAGACGTGGAACTTCCTCCACTCTATCTACGGTGGTGGCCCACTGGTGACAGTGCGGCAAAACATCAGCCACCAGGAAACCGAATCATCACAATCGGAGGAGAAAATCGAGGTGGAGACACGCTCTCTTTAA